The proteins below come from a single Macaca fascicularis isolate 582-1 chromosome 9, T2T-MFA8v1.1 genomic window:
- the PLAC9 gene encoding placenta-specific protein 9 isoform X3, whose protein sequence is MRPLLCALAGLALLRAAGSLAAAEPFSPPRGDSAQSTVCDRHMAVQRRLDVMEEMASEPRSWSPAAGGGAPARQHPQSQPCPLAVLPQLHVK, encoded by the exons ATGCGGCCCCTGCTCTGCGCGCTGGCCGGGCTGGCCCTGCTCCGCGCCGCGGGCTCTTTGGCCG CTGCAGAACCCTTCAGCCCTCCACGAGGAGATTCAGCTCAGAGCACAGTGTGTGACAGACATATGGCTGTGCAACGCCGTCTAGATGTCATGGAGGAG ATGGCTTCTGAGCCCCGGAGCTGGAGCCCAGCAGCTGGAGGTGGTGCACCTGCCAGGCAGCACCCACAGAGCCAGCCCTGTCCTCTCGCCGTCCTTCCTCAGCTTCATGTGAAATAA
- the PLAC9 gene encoding placenta-specific protein 9 isoform X1, translated as MRPLLCALAGLALLRAAGSLADGREDRGSPGDRGKRPAGPAGGAGLEPAPGTLQPRSRPPRRRWLLSPGAGAQQLEVVHLPGSTHRASPVLSPSFLSFM; from the exons ATGCGGCCCCTGCTCTGCGCGCTGGCCGGGCTGGCCCTGCTCCGCGCCGCGGGCTCTTTGGCCG ATGGTAGAGAAGACCGTGGATCACCTGGGGACAGAGGTAAAAGGCCTGCTGGGCCTGCTGGAGGAGCTGGCCTGGAACCTGCCCCCGGGACCCTTCAGCCCCGCTCCCGACCTCCTCGGAGAAG ATGGCTTCTGAGCCCCGGAGCTGGAGCCCAGCAGCTGGAGGTGGTGCACCTGCCAGGCAGCACCCACAGAGCCAGCCCTGTCCTCTCGCCGTCCTTCCTCAGCTTCATGTGA
- the PLAC9 gene encoding placenta-specific protein 9 isoform X2, which translates to MRPLLCALAGLALLRAAGSLAAAEPFSPPRGDSAQSTVCDRHMAVQRRLDVMEEMVEKTVDHLGTEVKGLLGLLEELAWNLPPGPFSPAPDLLGEDGF; encoded by the exons ATGCGGCCCCTGCTCTGCGCGCTGGCCGGGCTGGCCCTGCTCCGCGCCGCGGGCTCTTTGGCCG CTGCAGAACCCTTCAGCCCTCCACGAGGAGATTCAGCTCAGAGCACAGTGTGTGACAGACATATGGCTGTGCAACGCCGTCTAGATGTCATGGAGGAG ATGGTAGAGAAGACCGTGGATCACCTGGGGACAGAGGTAAAAGGCCTGCTGGGCCTGCTGGAGGAGCTGGCCTGGAACCTGCCCCCGGGACCCTTCAGCCCCGCTCCCGACCTCCTCGGAGAAG ATGGCTTCTGA